In one window of Cryptococcus neoformans var. neoformans JEC21 chromosome 7 sequence DNA:
- a CDS encoding membrane protein, putative → MGALLSIPLLTGGIGTVAGSLFSGCMICMGGTAASAFCKSCNCNSSIATRVGFGLIFALSSMLAYLSKTDIAIRQIEKLSWDWIKMDCSKGKCYGLLAVHRFCFALTMFHLVLSAILIGVRSTKAKRAAIQNGWWGPKLLFYFLLCFLAFLIPNEFYMAYGSYIAPIGAFFFILIGLVLLVDFAHTWSETCLDNWEHSNSNLWQFILVGSTFGMFVTTITVTILLYVFFAGSGCGTNTFFITFNLILSVIVTIVAISHPVQEANPKSGLTQASMVAAYCTYLTASAVVNHTDTQGGKCNPLHARGGTQTTTLVVGALFTFLAIAYSTSRAATQSTALVGKGRHEGASYGAVALPHDGEEEGEVRLVTNQPKGRKDEMRYQAILAAVNAGSLPASVLDEPEDEDEEIEAAMGEERDDERAGTKYNYSWFHIIFAIAAMYVAGLLTDWAIISTSPVAHPTESQFGAPGIVNEPDVYIGRSETTMWMRIISSWLCYMLYTWSLVGPVLLPDRFGNA, encoded by the exons ATGGGCGCCCTACTATCTATACCCCTCCTCACAGGAGGAATAGGCACAGTTGCAGgctctctcttctcaggCTGCATGATTTGCATGG GCGGCACGGCTGCGTCCGCCTTCTGCAAGTCATGTAACTGCAATTCCTCAATAGCGACAAGAGTCGGCTTTGGG CTCATATTCGCCCTATCGTCAATGTTGGCGTACCTCTCCAAGACGGACATTGCAATCCGACAGATTGAGAAGCTGAGCTGGGATTGGATTAAGATGGACTGCTCGAAAGGGAAATGCTATGGCCTCTTGGCT GTTCACCGATTCTGCTTTGCTCTGACTATGTTCCACTTGGTCCTGTCGGCTATTCTGATAGGCGTCAGGTCAACAAAGGCAAAACGTGCTGCTATCCAAAACGG GTGGTGGGGTCCCAAACTCTTATTCTACTTCCTCCTTTGtttcctcgccttcctcatccccaATGAGTTCTATATGGCCTATGGCTCTTACATTGCCCCGATCGGtgccttcttttttattCTGATCGGCCTTGTTCTTTTGGTTGACTTTGCTCATACCTGGTCCGAGACATGTTTGGATAATTGGGAGCACAGTAACTCTAATCTTTGGCaattcatcctcgtcggcTCGACTTTTGGCATGTTTGTCACAACTATTACCGTTACAATTCTTCTTtatgtcttcttcgccggGTCAGGATGTGGTACCAACACCTTTTTCATTACtttcaatctcatcctATCGGTGATCGTGACAATAGTGGCGATATCCCACCCCGTTCAGGAAGCCAACCCCAAGTCTGGCCTTACTCAAGCTTCGATGGTTGCTGCGTACTGCACTTACCTTACCGCATCTGCTGTTGTCAATCACACCGATACTCAAGGAGGTAAATGTAACCCTCTGCACGCTCGGGGTGGTACTCAAACCACTAcccttgttgttggtgccctcttcaccttcctcgccatTGCCTATTCCACTTCCCGTGCTGCTACGCAGAGCACTGCGCTTGTGGGAAAAGGCCGCCATGAAGGAGCTTCATACGGTGCGGTTGCTCTGCCTCATGAcggcgaggaggaaggtgaggTTAGATTGGTTACGAATCAGCcgaagggaaggaaagacgAGATGCGATATCAGGCAATTTTGGCCGCTGTTAATGCGGGATCACTACCCGCTAGCGTCCTTGACGAAccagaggatgaggacgaggaaatTGAAGCCGCtatgggagaggagagggacGATGAACGAGCAGGAACTAAATACAAC TATTCCTGGTTCCACATCATTTTTGCTATCGCAGCAATGTATGTGGCAGGTCTCCTTACGGACTGGGCTATCATTTCGACATCGCCTGTAGCCCATCCTACCGAGTCTCAATTCGGCGCTCCTGGCATTGTGAACGAGCCCGACGTCTACATTGGAAGATCGGAAACGAcgatgtggatgaggatcaTAAGCAGCTGGTTGTGCTATATGCTTTATACATGGAGCTT AGTTGGCCCTGTGCTGTTGCCTGATCGTTTTGGAAACGCGTAA
- a CDS encoding 28 kda golgi snare protein, putative has translation MSTSWDNARRHARALETALDSKLSTYSKLAASIARGSSLGGSSSRDELSMEEEGIGGYKLVEEEIEELLSKLEQAIEDLTSLINSPSQPPSTSMQHSAQTHRDNLDDYRRDFVRTRNNVEQTIRRSNLLGSVRKDISDYKSGRSGTTDALLQDRSRIDSSHRMIDDTLNQAYATREDFAQQRTFLASIDSRMGGVLNQMPGINSLITMIRTRRRRDTVIMGCVIGLCVVLLLGYMFGF, from the exons ATGTCCACGTCCTGGGACAACGCACGAAGGCATGCCCGAGCTCTTGAGACAGCCTTGGACTCGAAATTGTCCACTTATTCAAAGCTAGCTGCTTCCATCGCACGCGGCTCCTCTCTGGGCGGAAGCTCTAGTCGTGATGAACTCAgtatggaagaagaaggtatcGGGGGCTACAAGCtcgttgaggaggagattgaagagcttCTTTCAAAG CTTGAACAAGCGATTGAAGACCTCACAAGTCTTATAAATTCCCCGAGCCAACCTCCTTCCACGTCAATGCAACACTCTGCCCAGACTCACAGGGATAACTTGGATGATTACAGGAGGGACTTTGTACGCACCCGG AACAATGTTGAGCAAACCATACGGCGGTCAAACCTTTTAGGGTCTGTTCGCAAGGACATAAG TGATTACAAATCTGGACGGTCTGGCACAACGGACGCTCTCTTGCAAGATCGATCTCGAATAGATTCGAGTCATCGCATGATTGACGACACCTTAAA TCAAGCCTACGCCACCCGCGAAGACTTTGCCCAACAACGCACCTTCCTTGCCTCTATCGACTCTCGAATGGGCGGTGTTCTCAACCAAATGCCAGGTATTAATTCTCTCATCACAATGATAAGGACAcgtagaagaagagatactGTCATTATGGGATGCGTTATCGGCCTGTGCGTTGTATTACTTCTTGGTTATATGTTTGGGTTCTAG
- a CDS encoding ER to Golgi transport-related protein, putative, whose amino-acid sequence MPLSRPPILAAIAIGLLAAAHVSATALTAMLAANDRSCYYADVDGLGEKVGFYFAVQSGGNFEIDYVVLDPDDRVILEGQGEKQGDYIFTANKLGEYSFCFENEAYTQDKLLDFDIMVESEPRRILPGQQPPLKEHTSALEESTYKISGILNSITRTQKYFHTRHHRNYSTVLSTQSRILWFTILECIIIVAMSLLQVWILKTFFSRGGRRYKV is encoded by the exons ATGCCTTTATCACGTCCACCAATACTTGCTGCCATAGCTATAGGCCTTCTCGCAGCTGCCCACGTCAGCGCGacagccttgacagccaTGTTGGCTGCAAACGACAGGTCTTGTTACTACGCCGACGTCGACGGGTTGGGAGAGAAAGTTG GCTTCTACTTCGCCGTGCAGTCCGGAGGAAACTTCGAAATTGACTATGTGGTGTTGGACCCAGATGACAGAGTGATCTTGGAGGGccaaggagagaagcaaggtGACTACATTTTCACCGCCAACAAG CTTGGGGAATACTCTTTCTGCTTTGAAAATGAAGCGTACACCCAAGACAAACTTCTCGACTTTGA CATTATGGTAGAATCTGAGCCTCGACGCATCCTTCCTGGTCAGCAACCACCTCTCAAGGAACACACCTCTGCCCTCGAAGAGAGCACTTACAAAATCAGTGGCATCTTGAACAGCATCACCAGAACTCAGAAATACTTCCACACAAGACATCACAGAAATTACTCTACCGTTCTATCGACACAGAGCAGAATATTGTGGTTCACAATTTTGGAGTGTATTATCATTGTAGCCATGTCCTT ATTGCAAGTTTGGATTCTCAAGACTTTCTTTTCACGTGGCGGAAGGCGTTATAAGGTTTAA
- a CDS encoding chromatin remodeling-related protein, putative gives MSGPQAGPSQPSSAAPQQQSQQPQAPQAQQDLKRRAEVDADAARRLKHPRPPLPPPHVLSALVSNSPAFNELMKIEQKLDWTLMRKKAEVNDALGRPTRVKRVLRVFISNTAHDQDWQKALDAGAGSVVGGDYSTGPRENPGQDAIMADGGVTKSNEPDLNTGKGIAGWILKVEGRLLDSGNVRLDKTKRKFTTFLKSAIIEFDNRDAPTFPEGNIVEWHATSHQGPPLDGFEILRRGDVNIPCRISLHIAHYPERYKVLEPLAGLIGLRESTRSEIMSGLWKLVKTTGAQDKEDGTIIKAVGGLQKLLPQGQETVPFHELPEIATRYLAHPDPVVIPYTIDVSKDYTFHNKCFDIPIEIEDPLKSKMASMIGSFEGPEGQEIVKLEDKVAELAFFAKELKQKKDFLESFAANPQAFINNWLAAQARDLDQMLGYQIGQAVVNGGSVREEDLRRSDLFTMPWVDEAITVHESARMEHDRRAQAASYGNMR, from the exons atgTCCGGTCCCCAAGCAGGTCCATCGCAGCCCAGCTCTGCGGCTCCACAACAGCAGTCCCAGCAGCCTCAGGCACCACAGGCCCAGCAAGACCTTAAACGCCGCGCAGAAGTTGACGCCGATGCCGCTCGTAGATT AAAGCACCCTCGTCCACCATTACCCCCTCCGCACGTGCTCTCCGCTCTCGTGTCCAATTCTCCAGCGTTCAATGAGTTGATGAAGATCGAGCAAAAGCTTGACTGGAcattgatgaggaagaaagcaGAGGTCAACGATGCCCTTGGGCGACCTACCCGT GTCAAGAGAGTATTGCGCGTGTTCATATCGAACACCGCCCATGACCAGGACTGGCAAAAGGCATTGGATGCAGGCGCAGGAAGTGTTGTCGGTGGTGATTACAGCACAGGCCCTCGAGAAAACCCGGGGCAGGATGCGATTATGGCCGATGGTGGTGTAACGAAAAGCAACGAGCCCGATCTCAATACGGGAAAAGGTATTGCTGGATGGATTTTAAAGGTCGAAGGGCGCCTATTGGAT TCTGGAAACGTTAGACTCGATAAAACCAAGAGAAAATTTACGACTTTCCTCAAAAGCGCTATCATCGAGTTTGACAATCGCGATGCGCCCACTTTCCCGGAAGGTAACATTGTAGAATGGCATGCCACAAGCCACCAAGGCCCGCCGCTCGATGGATTCGAGATCCTTCGCAGAGGGGATGTCAATATACCTTGCCGTATTTCTTTGCATATTGCGCACTACCCTGAGCGTTATAAGGTTCTTGAACCTCTCGCGGGACTTATCGGCTTGAGGGAAAGTACAAGATCTGAAATAATGAGTGGCCTATGGAAATTGGTTAAGACTACCGGTGCgcaggacaaggaggatgggacAATCATCAAAGCTGTCGGAGGCCTACAAAAG CTTCTCCCgcaagggcaagaaacCGTTCCATTTCATGAACTACCCGAAATCGCAACGCGTTATCTTGCTCATCCTGACCCTGTTGTTATACCCTACACCATAGA CGTCTCAAAAGATTATACATTCCACAACAAATGCTTTGACATCCCCATTGAAATTGAAGACCCGCTCAAGAGCAAAATGGCGTCAATGATTGGAAGCTTTGAGGGTCCAGAGGGTCAAGAGATTGTTAAGCTCGAAGACAAGGTTGCTGAGTTGGCCTTCTTTGCTAAGGAATTAAAACAAAAGAAGGATTTCCTCGAATCGTTCGC CGCTAATCCTCAAGCCTTTATCAACAACTGGCTTGCTGCGCAAGCCCGCGATCTTGATCAGATGCTCGGCTATCAAATCGGGCAAGCGGTCGTTAATGGCGGCTCTGTTCGCGAAGAAGATTTGCGTCGAAGCGACCTGTTTACCATGCCATGGGTGGATGAAGCGATTACAGTACATGAGTCAGCTAGAATGGAACATGACAGGAGAGCGCAGGCTGCTAGCTACGGGAATATGAGATAG
- a CDS encoding 60S ribosomal protein L24 (L30), putative has translation MRVDRCDFTGYKVYPSRGKVYVRGDSKTFRFLSAKAESLFLQRKNPRKIAWTQVYRRMHKKGITEEVAKKRSRKNVKVQRGIVGADLASILAKRTAKPEVRAAARQAAITKAKTEKRDKEARKAANKPAQANVPKVSKQSMKGGAGKGGR, from the exons ATGCGTGTCGACAGGTGTGACTTCACCGGGTACAAGGTCTACCCTTCCAGGGGAAAGGTCTACGTCCGAGGGGACTCCAAG ACCTTCCGATTCCTCAGCGCCAAGGCTGagtctctcttccttcaacGAAAGAACCCCCGAAAGATCGCTTGGACTCAGGTTTACCGACG GATGCACAAGAAGGGTATCACCGAGGAGGTCGCCAAGAAGAGGTCTAGGAAGAACGTCAAGGTCCAG CGTGGTATCGTTGGTGCCGACCTTGCTTCCATCCTCGCTAAGCGAACTGCTAAGCCCGAGGTCCGCGCCGCTGCCCGTCAAGCCGCCATCACCAAGGCCAAGACTGAGAAGCGTGACAAGGAGGCCCGCAAGGCCGCCAACAAGCCCGCCCAGGCCAACGTCCCCAAGGTTTCTAAGCAGAGCATGAAGGGTGGCGCCGGCAAGGGTGGCCGTTAA
- a CDS encoding glycine-rich RNA binding protein, putative encodes MSASKVYVGNLSWNSTDDTLLQVFSAYGTVTDCIVMKDRETGRSRGFGFVTYGSPQEAEAAIAAMNEQELDGRRVRVNMANSRGSGGGGYGGGYNSGYGGGYQQQQGGYQQGGGFNQGYGGGYGGSGYGGGAQGGYGGGYGGQQGGYEQGGYGGNQGFDAQQGYGGAAGGYGQQQGGYNGGY; translated from the exons ATGTCTGCTTCCAAGGTTTACGTCG GCAATCTCTCGTGGAACTCCACCGATGACACCCTTCTCCAG GTCTTCTCCGCCTACGGTACCGTCACCGAC TGCATCGTTATGAAGGACCGTGAGACTGGCCGATCCCGAGGTTTCGGTTTTGTT ACCTACGGTTCCCCTCAGGAGGCTGAGGCTGCCATTGCCGCTATGAACGAGCAGGAGCTCGACGGCCGTCGTGTCCGA GTCAACATGGCCAACTCTCGTGGCTCTGGGGGCGGTGGTTACGGTGGCGGTTACAACTCCGGCT ACGGCGGTGGTtaccaacaacaacaaggcGGCTACCAGCAGGGTGGCGGTTTCAACCAGGGCT ACGGCGGTGGTTACGGTGGCTCAGGCTACGGTGGCGGTGCCCAGGGCGGTTACGGTGGTGGCT ACGGCGGCCAGCAGGGTGGCTACGAGCAGGGCG GCTACGGTGGTAACCAGGGCTTCGATGCCCAACAAGGCTACGGAGGTGCTGCCGGTGGTTATG GCCAACAACAGGGTGGCTACAACGGCGGCTACTAA
- a CDS encoding glycine-rich RNA binding protein, putative, translated as MSASKVYVGNLSWNSTDDTLLQVFSAYGTVTDCIVMKDRETGRSRGFGFVTYGSPQEAEAAIAAMNEQELDGRRVRVNMANSRGSGGGGYGGGYNSGYGGGYQQQQGGYQQGGGFNQGYGGGYGGSGYGGGAQGGYGGGYGGQQGGYEQGGQQQGGYNGGY; from the exons ATGTCTGCTTCCAAGGTTTACGTCG GCAATCTCTCGTGGAACTCCACCGATGACACCCTTCTCCAG GTCTTCTCCGCCTACGGTACCGTCACCGAC TGCATCGTTATGAAGGACCGTGAGACTGGCCGATCCCGAGGTTTCGGTTTTGTT ACCTACGGTTCCCCTCAGGAGGCTGAGGCTGCCATTGCCGCTATGAACGAGCAGGAGCTCGACGGCCGTCGTGTCCGA GTCAACATGGCCAACTCTCGTGGCTCTGGGGGCGGTGGTTACGGTGGCGGTTACAACTCCGGCT ACGGCGGTGGTtaccaacaacaacaaggcGGCTACCAGCAGGGTGGCGGTTTCAACCAGGGCT ACGGCGGTGGTTACGGTGGCTCAGGCTACGGTGGCGGTGCCCAGGGCGGTTACGGTGGTGGCT ACGGCGGCCAGCAGGGTGGCTACGAGCAGGGCG GCCAACAACAGGGTGGCTACAACGGCGGCTACTAA
- a CDS encoding expressed protein: MIPSPLPYLLHCNLVSFFPRPEEDIGSQSFTFVRVLYHIGLCFISALFRMPADAEKRPSNQVCDWCRRQKVKCKELEGVNVDGARHLNLEPTCQRCYRRKERCTFTYSPKKPGRPSGVYKRLSRSSRSASPVQPVPTTPLNPIRTMTNIDEILSSGAVVSNDCSGADLDSIPTQGSGSVALPIDDQENVNRLALQRAIDGVNNNRTNDLYNALQQCTPKFPFPPDHFTNATLPLNMAGWTSHAFRLPDEIRPSGNSTSGTTFFDTPSTAQALAEDDQPQFPGNSPSEAAILASLKATNEPESFMPIDVIAPWSDICFFLSLYMRHQHVLVPIVHKPSFASDVLHRRDQRDETFRGFLASIVAYVICQSPISLMGEQHSRERLKRILFRAHRFSRACQLRNSHQPSLSMLGSVILDLISTQATQNLSSTDMLAAEARRLVYTLRVNQTEPKEGMNLIEREICHRMYWEVVAIEKTLALNGAPIMLLEMEGVPPLPLAVDDEYISEESHFPQPFGKRSYMTGFVIVTQIFRLLGQCLQRHRMFLCKKDQSTDTESSLRWIEQTLEELDTLTNDVPIIATFDEAQPETWWGIQCANIHITALCVQFACIDFRSALSPGYDSPPQRQIIAKTAYDILANIPVECLASNGQSVRGKILRVLLSLLSFASDPSDISGHVWDWWNLYHNVHFIQAMPEASE; encoded by the exons ATGATACCATCGCCACTCCCCTATCTCCTCCACTGTAAccttgtttcttttttcccaCGTCCTGAAGAGGACATTGGGTCGCAATCCTTCACTTTCGTTCGGGTACTTTATCATATTGGTCTTTGCTTCATTTCAGCGCTATTCCGGATGCCCGCCGATGCAGAAAAACGCCCGTCCAACCAAGTTTGCGACTGGTGCCGACGTCAAAAA GTAAAGTGTAAAGAGCTTGAAGGTGTCAATGTGGACGGTGCTCGCCATCTTAATCTTGAGCCGACCTGCCAGAGATGTTACCGCCGGAAAGAGCGTTGTACGTTTACGTATTCACCTAAAAAGCCAGGACGGCCATCGGG TGTCTACAAACGCCTGTCTCGGTCTAGCCGTTCCGCTTCTCCAGTTCAACCTGTACCTACTACCCCCCTGAATCCCATACGGACTATGACCAATATAGATGAGATCCTATCCAGTGGAGCGGTTGTCTCCAATGATTGCTCAGGAGCAGACC TTGATTCGATACCTACCCAAGGCTCAGGTAGTGTGGCTCTGCCTATCGACGATCAGGAGAACGTCAACCGTCTTGCGTTGCAAAGGGCTATCGATGGCGTAAACAATAACAGGACCAATGACCTGTACAATGCCCTGCAGCAATGCACACCAAAATTTCCATTTCCGCCCGATCATTTTACAAATGCTACGTTGCCTCTCAATATGGCAGGTTGGACGTCACATGCATTTCGCTTACCTGATGAAATACGGCCCAGCGGCAACTCGACCTCGGGAACGACATTCTTTGATACTCCTTCCACAGCACAAGCCTTGGCAGAGGATGATCAACCTCAATTTCCTGGCAACAGCCCGAGCGAAGCTGCGATATTGGCATCGCTGAAGGCTACAAATGAGCCTGAGAGCTTCATGCCAATCGATGTGATAGCGCCATGGTCTGAcatctgcttcttcctctcattGTACATGCGCCATCAACATGTACTAGTGCCCATCGTCCACAAGCCCTCGTTCGCCAGCGATGTGCTTCATCGGAGAGACCAAAGGGACGAGACCTTTCGAGGATTTCTTGCTAGTATCG TGGCCTATGT TATTTGTCAGAGCCCAATCAGTCTAATGGGGGAGCAGCATTCTCGGGAACGCCTAAAGAGAATCCTCTTCCGGGCACATAGGTTCAGCCGTGCATGCCAATTACGCAACAGTCATCAACCTAGTCTTTCGATGCTTGGATCTGTCATTCT AGACCTCATATCGACTCAAGCTACCCAGAATCTCAGCTCAACTGACATGCTGGCTGCCGAGGCACGGAGGTTGGTTTACACGTTGCGGGTCAATCAAACCGAACCGAAGGAAGGCATGAACCTCATCGAAAGAGAGATTTGTCATCGAATGTATTGGGAAGTTGTAGCAATCGAAAA GACGCTCGCTTTGAATGGAGCCCCGATCATGTTACTTGAAATGGAGGGTgttccacctcttccattgGCAGTCGATGATGAGTACATCTCGGAGGAAAGTCATTTTCCTCAGCCGTTTGGGAAGAGATCGTACATGACTGGATTTGTGATTGTCACACAAATTTTCCGGTTGTTAGGCCAGTGTCTGCAAAGGCATCGCATGTTCCTGTGCAAAAAAGATCAAAGTACCGACACTGAAAGCTCATTACGATGGATTGAACAGACATTGGAGGAGTTGGACACCTTGACAAACGACGTTCCAATCATTGCGACCTTTGATGAGGCACAACCAGAGACTTGGTGGGGTATCCAATGTGCGAATATTCACATTACCGCGCTCTGTGTGCAATTTGCATGT ATTGACTTCAGGTCCGCCTTGTCACCGGGCTATGATTCGCCACCACAGCGACAAATAATTGCTAAAACAGCCTATGACATTTTGGCGAA TATACCTGTTGAGTGTCTTGCCTCAAATGGACAGAGCGTG CGAGGCAAAATATTACGAGTTTTGCTGTCTTTGCTTTCCTTCGCATCAGATCCCAGTGATATAAGCGGCCATGTATGGGATTGGTGGAATTTG TATCACAACGTGCACTTCATACAGGCAATGCCTGAGGCTTCGGAATGA